From Schistocerca cancellata isolate TAMUIC-IGC-003103 chromosome 10, iqSchCanc2.1, whole genome shotgun sequence:
GTTACTGATCCTCAACTCAgaaagtttaaaatggaatgagaatggttaaaaagaacatacacagacttctcggtggaaaacttaaaacaacTCTTCTGCACCCAGTCATCCAAATGTTGAAGAGTTAATTGCAACTGACATGCTGTCATTGTGAGGCTTGAAGAAGGGCAAAACACAgggaagtcatccacaaacaaagaacactggacaggaatttgcactatggacgtaatgctagtaatggctatggcaaagacagccacacttaaaacactaccttgaaGTACACTGTTCCCCTGCTCCAAGCAATAAGACAGGACGTCACCGACTTGATATCTAAAATATTGTGGTGAGAGGAAGGATTGAATAAAACTGAAAAGACAACCACAAAAACCCCGTTCAAGAAGCTGCTCAAAAataagatgcctccaagtagtatcataggccttctcgatgtcaaaaaaaTACCTAGAAGGTGATGCCGgtgtaggaaagcctgttgtatagcagcctccaggagggccaggttatcaaaggtggagcgatacctcctgaatTCTCAGTCAAAGTGACTAAGGACTTGCCTGGATTTTAAGATCCACACAAGGCGACAGTTGACCATTCACTCCAAGGTCTTCCCCatgcagctagtgagggcaacactatggtAACTACTTGGGCATGTATGGTCTTTTCCAGggtttaaaagaggaattaaaactgcctcacaccACGAGTTGGGAAAGTGACCCgatgcccaaatggcattaaaaagtgtgaGGAGGATATCTTTGTTTTGCCTTGTGAAGTGCTGCAGCATACTGTAGTGGATCCTGTTACGTCCAGGGAATGTGTCACGAACAGcagctcccacatggaaaatgggcagttgtaatctTCTTCAGAGGTGGACCAGAAGTCCAAACTACACCTAACAACTGCTCTATGGTGCTGGAAACCCGGATCCTGACtggctgttgcagtaactgtgATAAAAtatgctgccatagtctgggcaatgtctcaggGATTGATTTGGAAATTCTGCTGATGGTCcctacacaatggaacttttggtggaaccattaatggtgttcaggaactgttgccacgacctcttcttgctctcttgaATAATTCGGCAACATTTTGGCCTCACCACcttaaaggctgcaagattctctgcaGTTGGCTGACACGTAAACTTACGCAGAGCCACACACCTGGTCCTGATTTCAGAGCAGCATTCAgaactccaccaagggacaggttgccTCTTCTGTTGTCCCGTGGACTGTGGtatggatgctgcagcggcatcGTGGATCAGTTTGAAATATGATCCACCCATTTCTCAACATTCACAGAATGttcgaactgggccaactggctataaagtgtccaatCGGCTCTACTGGGCACCCATTGCGGCACTTTGCTTTTGGGTTCCACCCCATCTGGCAGGCGAATCCAGATTGGGAAGTGATCACTTCCGTGCAAGTCATCGACCACTTCCCGTTGAGCAGCGtgagcaagagctggagagcaatgCGAGAGATCAACGGCAGAGAACGATCCAGTTGCTGTggaaaagtaagtgctctgtcacgCATTTAGCAAGTATACGCATgacgagaagcctctcaattgctctgccCCTGGGGCAGAtagttgcagagccccaaagcacatcgtgtgtattaaaatcaccacagaggatgaaggggCAGGGGAGCTGTGTAATAAGATTCGTTATGGCCTCTTCATAAAGTGCATcttgtgggggcaagtaaagggaACATATTGTCAACGGATGACGCATGTACGCTGATACAACAACTGCTTGTAAAGTTGTCtcaagtgagagaggcgaggagtggtaggcggtactgacgaaaatacctaggcctcctctagctctctctccactcgGGTCTTCCTTTTTGTGGAGTACATAGCCTCGCAGTTCAGAGGTGTACAACTGATGGAAATGAGTCTCCTGGAGACTCAGACACAGTGTTCTACCCTGAGATAAGAGGCTGGGTTCCTCCCCATGTGTCCTGAGACCCTGCAAGTTGTACTGTAGGATGGAAGCCATTTCATTGATGTGGTTTAAATTTACCCCTATCTTTGCACTGCGGAGGTGAAGCACTTGTAGAGTGTGGGGGAGTGGAGGGGCTGCCTGGATCCAAGGCATCTAACTCCATGATGTCCTTCTCATCGGCCAGATGCGAAGAATGTTGTCTCACAGCACTGGGGATAGATTTTGACTCAAACATTATGAACCTATCCCTGCACCCTGTCCCTTCAAGGATGAGGGGGAAAGGGGACATTGAGAAGCACTCTGCTTGTTGTGTGTCTTCTTGACACTCACTACGGAACACTGTTGCTGGTCTCTCATGTGGTGGCTGCTTGGATTGCTTTATCCTCGCTCATTTTGCCTTGGCCTGTACACATGAAAGTACAGGTGCTGGTGGTGGATGGTTGTACACTGGACAATGTCTGCACTAAGGCGTCAACCTTAGGAACAGGTTTCTGCACCATGGAAGCACAATAAATGGACAAGACGGGAGCTTTCATCGCCTTATATTCCTTTTTGGCATCAGCGTAGGGGATCCGACTGCTGACTTACAGTTCCTGAATTTTTCATTCCTTTGCACAAACAGGgcagtctcggctccagactgggtggctcccagagcaatcaccacattcttgaaacaaaaaagtctgtcatgtcacagactactaatgacttcacattaTGTGCTGTTGCAAAAACACGGCCATTCTGCTGTAACATCAAAATCCTCCTGAAAATATGAAAAATCCACGAAATGGTTTTTGTTTCAGTAATGAGTTACACATCCCCTGaaaagtaataaatgtgctttgtAGTTGGAAAGTGACATTTTAAGAAACTCATTAGTATTTGCATCTCTGTAATAAGATACAAATGGGCGAGTTCCAACCGTTGAACTATTCCAGTGAAATCTCTGTATTTCACCCAGAATGACAAAGAATTAATTCTgcccaaattgaaaaaaaaaatcattaacttaCTTTGAATTCTTTTTTTAGTGAGCTTAAAGAACTGTAAGTACTGCTGGGTGATAAATAAATTGGTATCAGTAGTTGTAAACTTGATGCAAACACCTCAATGAAATGGTCGGCTCATCTTGTTACAGTCTCCTGACTGTTGGTAATCAATACTTACTAGTGATTTCATCAATGCGATTCatatcagacagttcaagcatgtaATCAGTCAGTCTTATCACACTTGGACAGTAAGGACATGCACCTAAGAAACTATCTGGAAGTGCAGAATTGCAAGCAACAAATGCTGCACAGTGTTTGTAGAATGGTGATGCCTGTTCACACTTTGTTTGTTCTTTCAGTTTACACCCTGCAACCATTAACTTAAATTTCTGGCGCACCTAGCACAGCTGAGGCAACATCTGCAAGCACCAATGGGTTTGGTGATATTTGTTTTCTACATTTGCTGCAAAATTTTCCACCTAGCAATACGTTAGGACCCATTTTTACAAACTACTACTAAATAGTACTTCACAGCACACATACACTGCAGTTTGAGTAAACACGCCAAACCCATGAATCAAGCTAACGATGATAGGTTGGCTGTTCACagcaagaaattttcatcaattgGTCAGAATAATAGCAGCTACTATTTGCTGCTATGCTGGACAAAaaaatacataagtaaataaataaaagtggctACATAGCTGCTTCACAGAATTTGTTAGTGCAGAAATTTAGATGACACAAATTTTTGGGCATGATGCCTTTGGTGTGCCACCTTGATATTAACCATTTTTATAGCAACAACATTACTTGCGAACTACAGTTTTTAATAATTTGCGTTCAATATTTATGCTCACTGCATTTTGATAGTGTATTGATGCTGGCAAAATAAATTTTTGGACATAATGCCTTCAGTGTGCCATCTTGATATCCGCCATTTCTATAGGAACAGATTGGAGcaatataatctttttttttttattcaaaaatattaaagGTGGCGTGTTTTGAGACATTCAAAGTCAAAGATTAAGGTTAATGGCCTCAAATGTGAAAACTGTTAGAAACCCACTATATTGCATGACAATGTAGAGTTCTACTCATACGTCTTTCAGTTATATAAGTTTTATTGCAATTTCTGGATTAGAGCCAGAATTACAGTCATTTATGTTGAGGCAGGCACATCTAAATTTCACACAATTTCCAAACTTTGCTGACCTGTAATTTTCTTCACAGCTGTCATAACCCTCTCCAAATTGGTATTTTTTCATCTCTTATCTGGATCATTGGATGCACCAAACTTGAAAGAAATCTGAGTAGGCTGGGCTTGGTGCTGCATAGAAATGATATGGAATTACGCTTTTATGGAAtgaggcacatttaaaaaaaaaaaaaaaaaccgtactttcctgttttgattttaatgattttcGAATTCTGGGTTATGCAACCTTTAGGTTCCCTGTAAGTTTCTATTTGATGGTCCCATATCATGCACAAATGATCTCACAACTAATTCAACATTTTCTATTACTTGAACCTTGTACTTCGTAATGGCTGTGTCGAAGTTACAATAAATGGGCCTACCAAACTTCTGATGATCGTAACTTGAGCATTTTGCGTGCTCCTCTGATAATCTCACCTGCCTGGTCAAAACATCAATTACTGTTTAATTTTACTTCATCAAAGGCAAGAACTACATCTCAAATTCTGCTAATAACTTTGATCAATATTTCAAAATACTAACGTGTTTGAACGCTAGATTGCTCGAGTCGTCTTCTAACAGTGACCTCACTAGGAAGAGAATATTTCAATACGTCCCTAACAAGTGATAACGCTTCATAAGATAGTCAATGTGAAGTCAAAGCTTCGCAATTCCTTCAGATGACCAGTTAGTACTCCTTTCATAACTATCTGTAGTTGACAATCAGAAAAAGAGCCCTTAATCATTTTTGAACATGTTATAATTCCAGTAACTGCATTTCTCTTATTTATATTTCCATAATTTCTAATGGTTGACATACGCAAACATTGTCGCATCCATAGTGGTGTTCGTTTTCACAGCTAACGTTTTAACCAATACTAATTTCTTCATTAGTTTTATTAATTTACCTGTACAATATCCTCTTGGCGGTAGCTTCGTTTTTGTGCCCGCACATCTCTCTCATCATTACGCTCATTACTAAACCCTATACCGGCACCGGAAGACGGTATATTTAGTGTTGGTACAGCATCAGTCTTCAGTTTGCGTTTCGAAGGAATGTTCAACAGTTCACTTTTCAAATCCCTTTCATAATCCAAATCAGTAAAATGTATTGAGCAGACACGAGCATTTTCAACGGAAAACGAATCTGCACGTTTACATGCATTTATCCATTTTTGTTTCGTCTCACTCTTTTTGGGAAATATATGAAACTTAATTCCCAACTTATTTACTTGTCTGCTATGGTTAGTACAACCGGCAATCGCGCAGCAAACCATTATTTTCCACTTAAAAACTTAATCTAAAAAAATCCATCCATACACTGAAAATTAAGGCGTAACTCTGTACTCAATCGCGTCACTAATAAACTTCACACTGACGTAAACAACATTGTTTTGGCTCATACGCAATTACCACACAATACGTCATAGCAATTGCTGGCTGGGCTACTGACAAGCGAGCGCTGGTTGGGTTCACTCTGACGTCAGCAGCGCAGCTTGCTACTGCGCCTACAGCTCGTGAATATTGTATATCCGTGAGCTGAAACAATCTAAGATAGTAAAATCATAAACAAGATAGATTGCGAGGCCAACGAGAAAGGCAGTCCGCGGCGCGtatgtcacgaaggtaggccttcGCTCGCTTACctcagcagacaaactacattTCTCTACCTGTTACCTCGTAACTACGTGTGTACGTAACAAACGAGAATTGTATCTTCTACTCGAATCCGCTATTATGTAGTCTTACTGttgttagtcctacaatgatcggatGTCTATAAGCCTacatataatttgttacggctgtactagggtacaataaaattaaaatcatgccaaaataatTATCaactgcataaggcaccacttgaactgaggactgttaagcagaagatactaaatgctataaacaagctgttataccatttatgtcgagcattgatcttgaattaaattttgttgtagtactgttaatcagtaagacttcataacaccagtttccagtagaagatgcaattctcgttagtacgtataCGCCCAGCTGCGAATTAACAATTTTgcaacgcattttgtctgctgagccgaGCTACCATTGCGACGTACCGGTACGCGCcggggcctgtctttctcgtgggcctctatTCCAGGCGTGACGTCATTAGACTGGAACCTGACTCGGGGGAGGAAGCCGTGTCTCTTGTTATTGCGAACCGAATGGAGTTGACAGTTACCGTTTTtgttatttatggctgaaatcaagcATTTATTTTAACAAGAAAACAACGTGCCTTATTGCTGTTACACACGTAGTAGGGCAGTTAACCTGATTTCTGCGAAGTTCCTAATATTAATGTGATGATTACCGTTTTTACATGTGGCCTGAAGGCATTCTGACACTTCTGTTTACAAACTTACATACGTACAGACACTCatacttgttggttggttggggtagaagggaccaaacagcaaggtcatcagtcccttgtttcaaatgtggtccattccgatagtgtgacatctcagaaaagtcagaacaataaaagggaaacggctaaaaaatgtaaaagggcagtcatgttgtcaatggtaaaaacaaaatgaggtaagtcaggAAGAGAGagcgaacccaacactatgctagaggcaggaaatatcccacttctgaagcagcagaggcaagaccacctgcgacttaaaagatgcaaccgctagaatgtagaagtacgtatggaaaaaggagactaaccaatccttaaaaaaaaaaaaaaagataagagcagagtaaaaggggaagaaaagaggatctcagtCACAGAGGGGAGTCGGGAATCTCTAAACACGGCTTACAGTGGCTAAtactgttccatagatcatgaatttctggcatttgtagacttagagaaagcttttgacaatgttgactggaatactctctttcaaattctgaaggtggcaggggtaaaatacagggagcgaaaggctatttacaatttatccagaaagcaaatggcagttataagagtcgagggacatgaaagggaagcagtggtcgggaagggagtgagacagggttgtagcctctccccgatgctattcactctgtatattgagcaagcaataaaggaaacgaaagagactggcaatgacaaggaaagcgtttctgaggaagagaaatttgttaaaatcgagtatggacgataaatagtttagacaagaagagaatagaagctttcaaaacatggtaatacagaagaatgctgaagattagatgggtagatcacataactaatgaggatgtattgaatagaattgggtagaagaggagtttgtggcacaatatgactagaagaagggatcagttggtaggacatgttctgaggcatcaagggatcaccaatttagtactggagggcaacgtggagggtaaaaattggagagggagaccaagagatgaatacactaaacagattcagaaggatgtaggctgcagtaggtactgggagatgaagaggcttgcacaggatagagtagcatggagagctgcatcaaaccagtctctggactgaagaccacaacaacaacaacagatcatgaatatgacatttcgtaatgatgtggaacaaagtTACAGTTCTGCTtgaatacttccagaatgagattttcactctgcaggggagtgtgcgctgatatgaaacttcctggcagattaaaattgtgtgctggactgagacttgaaggagatgagctactggcagaagtaaagctgtgaggacgaggagtgagccgtggttgggtagctcaggcggtagagcacttgcccgcgtaaggcacagatcccgatttcgagtcccggtccggcacacagttttaatctgccaggaaatttcagtgaatacttgtttttgttgcaCTGCGAGTCTTTTGGTCCACCGTTTCCACAGGAGTGGaacacaaaatatcagtttggtagGCAACATTACTTTTTTGACGATTCCTCAACAAAAAGGGTGAAATGTTttgttacgttgttgttgttgttgttgttgttgttgttgttgttgttgtcgtcgtcttcagttcagagactggtttgatgcagctctccacactactttatcctgtacaagcttcttcatctccaagtacctactgcaatcgacatccttctgaatctgcttagtgtattcctctcttggtctccctctatgatttttactctccatgctgccctcaaataataaactggtgatgccttgatacctcagaaaatgtcctaccaactgatcccttcttgtagtcaagttgtgccgcaaattcctcttctccccaattctattcagtacctcctcattagttatgttatctacccatctaatcttcagcattcttctgtatcaccatattttgaaagcttctattctcttcttgttgaaactatttatcgtccatgtttcactttcatacatgactacactccatacaaataaattcagaaaagacttcctgacacatctatgcttgatgttaacaaacttctcttcttcagaaatgctgttgtaaggaataaaatcactttatTACAATAAGATCTGCTTTTTATacaaaatatgtgtttatatttcaTGACTTTTTCTGTAACATAAAGCAAGTAAAAGATTGCCAGTTTACATTAAAAGAATCTCCTGATGGAACTTAACTGGTTCACTCAATAAGAACAGATTTTATAGTTATTATGAGCAGTCTACATTCATCTTTAGTTGTGTATGACGCTGTCAGAAACAGATCTGCTCCACAAAGGACTTTTGCACTGGCAAATAAACTAACTCAAGACTTCTTGGAAGTGTTTTTTAATGCTGTGATAAGTTGTGGAGGGGCACAATATCAATCCAGCAGTCTGAAGCAGTTTCCAAGAGCGTTTTGGTACACATCAGATTGGCACATCTAATAGTGCTAATTGCTCTGCCACTGTAATAAATAACGACTATGATCACATACCCCATCGAGTTTCTTACACTTTGTATTTGGCTAGGAAAATGAACAAAAAGCTGGAGTGCCACATTTGGCAAATTTCACCATGTTCTAAAATTTCTAGTACAAACAGGAAAAACAGAGATGGCTTATCTATTAGTACCAATGATCATGTTTATTTGTGCAAAATGGACCAGAAAGTATTAAACAAATGTCCATTGTTTATGAGGAAAACCCTTTTAAAAATTTAGTTCCTCAGCTTTGCAGGACATAAGGAATCATGTTTTCCTTCAGTTGAACAAACATGTTTCAAGCTGTGCTCCACTTGGTAATCACATTCTTCTACTGAAAAAGGCTGTACTCATTGAGTATTGTAAAATAAGGCTACATGATGAAGTGAGACTCCACAGGAAGAAGCTACAGCATGTTCTGATTAGAAGTGGCCACACAAAAAGAGTTTTGCTTAACAATCAATGATTTTGtgattgttttgaaaaaaaaagaagaagaaaagaaatacatTCACATGTGGTGGCACCTACAACTGCAGAAGTCAAGTCACCTACATCTAAATTGtagttttgtgtttgtttgtgtgaaataaattaatgaatttcagTCCCATTCTGTAAAccttctttgtatttttcttaaaCTCTTTTTCTGACAAGTGAGAAATATAATGCCTTATATATTTTTTGGTGTGTAATTCAGAATATCAGTCTCCACATTTCTTTGCCTTAAAGCTGTGTTGTCATCTTAATTTTTAAGATGACTGAACTATTTTTTTTCATCTTGCCCCTCATACAAAGTTTCTGCTGCAGCAAAAATTGGATTAAATAAAGTTGCTTCTAAAAGATCTGTGTTAAGTGATGCAATAATAAATTCTACAGTACAACAATATAAGTTTTGGGGATAATAGAAGCATCCAatcccacccatctgctttgacccactaTGTCATCAGCATGGTGGAAATGAACATTCTCAGCATcttcaatatggcgcctatgacatcactacatacacaacaacaaacaaacacgaaaataaatataaatactacAATAACATCACCACCAACAAATTCTGGCACTACACACTAGGTTGGCCACTCCACCAACCCCaatcacaatctctctctctctctctctctctctctctctctcacacacacacagccccacacccccccccccccacacacacacacacacaaaacacaaaaaaaccCTCACGGACCACACACAACCTACCAACCCCAATGCCGCCACCGCCGCGCCCCCCCCAAAAAAGAACATAAATATGCCAACaaataaaaaccacaaaataaacGAAACTCAATCACacattagaactaaaaaaaaaaaactgcaacaaaaaaGATCCTTGGCAACATAATTATAAAACAACCCCCCTCAAATCCACaatcattacccccccccccctccacataccAAACACCCTCAACTAACCGCCCTTGGCCTGTACATCTTACTCACTGCCCTCAAAAGAATGCAAAAAATACAATAATCCCCAGGGACGCTCTGCCGCCAGcaatactcatctaaatgagattgCAGGTTAGGAGAGTGCCTCTTCCCCTTCCCTATGTCAGATTTAACCGCacccccaacacccccccccccccctattgtaTTAGTACACACCCCAGTTTCTTAATTtttaaactctaaactatggttcATAACTAAATGATCATAACCCCTCTTCCCCAAACCCTGCATGACGAAAAGGCATCTGACACTACAGTACTCCCCTCCTCTACATACTCTTCAATTAACCCCACCAGTTCCCTCTTAGAAAGCTCCTCCAAAATCCTGAAAACACAATCAGCAGCATACCCCCCCTCCCAAAATAGCAGCCCCACCACACCCATAAACCAACCAGAGGCTTACCACTCCCATACTTCCTCTTCCCAAGCTGTGATTCGTCTATCTCAACCACCACCCCAgtccacccaacttacccctagaCTTCACATACTCAGAACACACTTCcttacaaaaagaaaaccaatctaaCACCGTCCTCTCGCCCATTCCAgcctcatgcacacacacacaaactgatagAGGACTGATAACAAAAATAGTAAGTTATCAAAACAATCTCTCTCATGGCCAACCTAGATTCCTCGAACCAGGTACCGCATGTAATGGAGTGCCAAAGGCTGTCCTTTTGATACTGCCACATGTACACATCCCTGGTTCGAGACACCTGAACTCTCGCCAACCTCATATTTGCTCTACAGACACAACATTTGACAATCTCTGCTATCAATCCAAACATCTGGAGAAACTTAATCAACGACATCATGTCCTCCCCAATCTCTGCACGCAATCTCGCGCTATTGAACTTCTTggccatatccatacctaacaaaagaagccacACAATAAATTAAATGTCTTACCACACCACAAATAGCAAACCAATAACACctaccaagagagagagagagagagagagagagagagagagagaggagagagattgATAACTCACTGAAACCAATTTCAATCCTTCAGTCACAGACACTGCCAACAACTCCGCTCTACCAACACCAAAGCTCAAATGAACCCTATACACCACATAACACTCGGACCATACACATACaaaccaccagagggcaccatcaaCCACAAaaagatgacatctacaaacacaatcaACTCATAAACTAAACTCCATGCCGTAACACAACAggacaacatctacaaacacaatcaACTCATAAACTAATCTCCACatcataatgacgtcacacaccataaCACCCTTACATTGCGGGTCAAAGCAGATGGATGGGATCGGACACCTCCATTGACCCAAGTTTTCAGTAAATGCTATATTTCTGTGATAAATCAAGTGTTTGTATTACTACCATcagtactttcatttttcttttgcgTTAAATGCTGATTTTAGAATTCTGTCCAACTACTTGGCACTACGTGAGGAAGTGAAAATGTTGTCATCAGAAATGGACTCCCCCCTGACTTTACCAGAAAAAGCTGCAACCTTAACCCACATAATATAGCCTACTGCACACCCTACAGAAGTTACGAAACTGATAACGCTAAAAAAAGACTGTTTGCCTATTCTTCCCAGAGAGTAGGTCTTCTATAAGAAATATACAATAATATTAAAACAAACACAGTGGTATTAAGCTTGATTAATGTCTGTATAAAGTGTTTAGCATGTATATTACTTTCCATGCAAATGATGAACTTTTTGgggggtggcgggaggggggggggggaggggtgttggaCATTGGTGTTGGTATATTTTCACTCTGCTGTAAATGACTCTTCTGGGGCATGACACTTTAACTAAATAGAGTGTTTGGGCATGTGTAGTAAATAGTGTCTATTAACCATAAGTGAGCAGCAAGATTATTGTGTAAATCAGATAACCACACATTATGCAGAATGCTTTTTAAGGCCCTTGGAATTCTTACTTCTCAACACTTGTACTCAATGGTTTTTCTTCTTGACAACAAAAAGAAGTTTCAGCTGAACTGTAATGTACTTAACACAATACAAGGCAATCAAACTAATTTTCTTGCCCACTGTTCCAAGAGAAGTAATGGATTCTGCTGCAGACATATGGTATTCAGCAGGTTTCCATCTAACAAAGCAACAAAATGTACATTTTTACTAATTCAAAAGAAAACACTCTTTTTATTACTTGAAGATCGACATTCAATAATTACAAAGTTCTGTTGTTACTTGGTATGTACAAATGTGTTTGTAAAGCTATATCTTGAATAGTAATCCACTgcaagcaagactcagtttttgcagataTAAGTAACTATTTTGCTTCAAAAATTCAGATGTAATCAAGTTAGTATTAAGCTACCAGTGAAAGGCAAACAGCAAGTATTCAGTGTAAGTGTGGATGCAGCAACTTTTTTCAAAGCAGCAACTTTTTTCAAAGCAGCAACTTTCTTTGTACTTTAATTAACTGGCCACTGCAGGTATGAATATAACTACAGAGTGTAGAGATAGGTACATTAATGTTAATACAGCTTATCTAAAATATTCTTGTTGTTGCTGTAGATATTCACTCATTCCATATCCCTGAGGGTTCTCGATCTATGGAGTAGTTTTGTTACAGATCAAATTTTGTGCTTTGTATTAGCAGCAT
This genomic window contains:
- the LOC126106658 gene encoding peroxynitrite isomerase THAP4-like isoform X5, with the translated sequence MVCCAIAGCTNHSRQVNKLGIKFHIFPKKSETKQKWINACKRADSFSVENARVCSIHFTDLDYERDLKSELLNIPSKRKLKTDAVPTLNIPSSGAGIGFSNERNDERDVRAQKRSYRQEDIVQKTAQGEHRSPVCGVTVIKHEPVAVPLTFPKQEMELLSVKEEPLDWEVPDGHVSTQDPLNIVKEACSPSDDCLGPRPLDTGKTEDDEDEEAMSEDDFVVVKHEVESVGSDSEQESPI
- the LOC126106658 gene encoding peroxynitrite isomerase THAP4-like isoform X6 → MVCCAIAGCTNHSRQVNKLGIKFHIFPKKSETKQKWINACKRADSFSVENARVCSIHFTDLDYERDLKSELLNIPSKRKLKTDAVPTLNIPSSGAGIGFSNERNDERDVRAQKRSYRQEDIVQKTAQGEHRSPVCGVTVIKHEPVAVPLTFPKQEMELLSVKEEPLDWEVPDGHVSTQDPLNIVKEACSPSDDCLGPRPLDTGKTEDDEDEEAMSEDDFVVVKHEVESVGSDSEQER